In one Catenovulum adriaticum genomic region, the following are encoded:
- a CDS encoding urease accessory protein UreD, which produces MSQSTANSATAAQNGRSWIANLDLIFSQTANGSRLSSIERNGPLSVQKAFYPEGPDCAHVYLLHPPAGIVSGDELHLSAKLEKNSHALLTTPGANRFYRARDDKNLGVSLQLQQTQYQLSDNAILEHLPQETLIFQGADAVNKLDIQLTQSSIYLGWDVICLGLPVMDQPFDKGRFEQLCQVKLDGKLVFHDRLKVNQDNQLMDKKAGLAGNHIVGTFIAAAPNQLSGERNRVKSEDLLTLIRGKVEALKAQEKVSISQLDGLFIIRYLGERSEECKKLFAAIWKILRKALCELESKAPRIWLT; this is translated from the coding sequence ATGAGTCAATCCACAGCGAACTCAGCAACAGCAGCTCAAAATGGCCGAAGCTGGATAGCCAATCTGGATTTAATTTTTAGTCAAACGGCAAATGGCAGCCGGCTAAGTTCTATTGAACGTAATGGCCCTTTGTCGGTACAAAAAGCCTTTTATCCAGAAGGCCCTGATTGCGCGCATGTTTATTTATTACATCCGCCAGCGGGCATTGTCTCGGGTGACGAGCTACATTTATCAGCCAAGCTAGAAAAAAACAGCCATGCTTTGTTAACTACGCCAGGTGCCAACCGGTTTTATCGTGCCAGAGATGATAAAAATTTAGGTGTTAGCTTACAGCTTCAACAAACCCAATATCAATTATCCGACAATGCGATTTTAGAGCATTTACCGCAAGAAACATTAATTTTTCAAGGCGCAGATGCCGTCAATAAGCTAGATATTCAATTAACTCAATCAAGCATTTATTTAGGCTGGGATGTCATTTGTTTAGGTTTGCCCGTCATGGATCAACCTTTTGATAAAGGCCGGTTTGAGCAGCTTTGCCAAGTTAAATTGGATGGCAAATTAGTCTTTCATGATAGGTTAAAGGTAAATCAAGATAACCAGTTGATGGATAAAAAAGCAGGCTTGGCAGGTAATCATATCGTGGGGACTTTTATAGCCGCTGCACCAAATCAATTAAGTGGTGAAAGAAACAGAGTTAAGAGTGAAGACTTACTTACTCTGATTAGAGGTAAAGTTGAAGCACTTAAGGCTCAGGAAAAAGTGAGTATTAGCCAATTGGATGGTTTGTTTATTATTCGTTATTTAGGCGAGCGAAGTGAAGAATGCAAAAAACTGTTTGCTGCGATTTGGAAAATATTACGAAAAGCTTTGTGCGAACTTGAAAGCAAGGCGCCAAGAATTTGGTTAACCTAA
- a CDS encoding urease accessory protein UreF — MADIQAIPTATSTNLMSTQLGVLQLNRLLQLCSVGLPVGGFSFSQGLEYAIEVDWVHNAATTANWVETNLTESIANTDLVILAEQVNALQQQNFEQFSELNQLIIACRESAELRLADLAMGKALIRLLNQQDIEFGCVLQQVNQWDEVSFISAFALACYCWQIESDAALAGFCWTFIENQIAAATKLVPLGQTQAQNLMFKLSEKTSRAIEIAKQTQLDEVGSSLPALAMASAWHETQYTRLFRS; from the coding sequence ATGGCGGACATTCAGGCCATTCCCACAGCCACGAGCACTAATTTAATGTCGACTCAATTAGGTGTTTTACAGTTAAACCGATTATTGCAGTTATGCAGCGTTGGCTTACCGGTGGGCGGTTTTTCATTTTCGCAAGGTTTAGAGTACGCGATTGAAGTTGACTGGGTTCACAACGCAGCAACCACAGCAAATTGGGTTGAAACTAATTTAACTGAATCTATCGCTAATACAGATTTAGTTATCTTGGCTGAGCAAGTTAACGCTTTGCAGCAGCAAAACTTTGAGCAATTTAGTGAATTAAATCAGCTTATTATTGCTTGCCGTGAAAGTGCAGAGTTACGTTTGGCTGATTTAGCTATGGGTAAAGCACTTATTCGGTTATTAAATCAGCAAGATATTGAATTTGGTTGTGTATTACAGCAAGTTAATCAGTGGGATGAGGTGAGTTTTATCAGCGCCTTTGCATTAGCTTGTTATTGTTGGCAAATTGAAAGCGATGCAGCACTAGCAGGATTTTGCTGGACTTTTATTGAAAACCAAATAGCCGCGGCCACTAAGTTAGTGCCACTTGGGCAAACTCAGGCGCAAAATTTAATGTTTAAATTAAGTGAAAAAACAAGCCGCGCCATTGAGATTGCTAAACAAACTCAATTAGATGAGGTGGGCTCAAGTTTACCGGCGCTGGCAATGGCCAGTGCTTGGCATGAAACCCAATATACCAGATTATTTAGATCCTAA
- a CDS encoding urease subunit gamma, with product MDLLPREKDKLLIFTAALLAERRLNRGVKLNYPEAMAYITMEIMEGARDGKTVAELMDFGRTLLTREQVMDGIAELIPEVQVEATFPDGTKLVTVHNPIV from the coding sequence ATGGATTTATTACCTAGAGAAAAAGATAAACTACTGATTTTTACAGCTGCTTTATTAGCTGAGCGGCGGTTAAACCGAGGTGTAAAACTGAATTATCCAGAAGCGATGGCCTATATCACCATGGAAATAATGGAAGGGGCTCGCGATGGTAAAACAGTTGCAGAGTTAATGGACTTTGGCCGTACCTTATTAACCCGCGAACAAGTAATGGACGGTATTGCTGAATTAATACCAGAAGTGCAGGTTGAAGCTACTTTTCCTGACGGCACTAAATTAGTCACAGTACATAACCCAATTGTATAG
- the ureC gene encoding urease subunit alpha has product MASIDKHAYAHMFGPTVGDKVRLADTELWIEVEKDYTTYGEEVKFGGGKVIRDGMGQSQASCADTADLVITNALILDHWGIVKADIGIKDGRIQKIGKAGNPDIQDNIDIEVGPGTEVIAGEGQIITAGGIDAHIHFICPQQVDEALMSGVTTMIGGGTGPATGSNATTCTSGTWYIHKMLEATHDLPMNFGFLGKGNASLPEALAEQIEAGVCGLKLHEDWGTTPQAIDTCLSVAEKYDVQIAIHTDTLNESGFVEDTIGAFKGRTIHTYHTEGAGGGHSPDIIRACGEENVLPSSTNPTRPYTVNTIDEHLDMLMVCHHLDPSIPEDIAFADSRIRKESIAAEDIMHDIGAISMIASDSQAMGRVGEMICRTWQTAHKMKTQRGPLAPDTQDNDNFRAKRYIAKYTINPAISHGIAHEVGSIEEGKLADLVLWKPAFFGIKPAMILKSGMIAAAPMGDANASIPTPQPVYYRPMFGALGKAASQTSMTFLSQAAVENKVPEQLGLTRKIGVCKNTRNIGKKDMVHNSETPKVEVDPQTYEVRADGVLLTCEPAQELPLAQRYCLF; this is encoded by the coding sequence ATGGCATCAATAGATAAGCATGCTTATGCCCATATGTTTGGGCCAACTGTTGGCGATAAAGTCCGTTTAGCGGATACCGAACTTTGGATTGAAGTTGAAAAAGATTACACCACTTATGGTGAAGAAGTTAAATTTGGCGGCGGTAAAGTGATTCGTGATGGTATGGGGCAAAGCCAGGCTTCATGCGCAGATACCGCAGATTTAGTGATCACCAATGCATTGATACTCGATCACTGGGGCATAGTTAAAGCGGATATCGGCATTAAAGATGGTCGCATTCAAAAAATAGGCAAAGCGGGCAATCCAGATATCCAAGATAATATTGATATTGAAGTGGGTCCGGGCACAGAAGTGATTGCTGGTGAAGGTCAAATTATTACTGCAGGTGGCATAGACGCACATATTCATTTTATTTGCCCCCAGCAAGTTGATGAAGCTTTAATGTCGGGTGTTACCACTATGATTGGCGGCGGCACAGGCCCAGCAACTGGCAGTAATGCAACCACTTGTACGTCTGGCACTTGGTATATTCATAAAATGCTTGAAGCCACCCATGACTTACCCATGAATTTTGGTTTTTTAGGTAAAGGCAATGCCAGTTTACCCGAAGCGCTAGCCGAGCAAATTGAAGCCGGCGTTTGTGGTTTAAAATTACATGAAGACTGGGGCACTACACCACAAGCGATTGATACCTGTTTATCCGTTGCAGAAAAATACGATGTGCAAATTGCCATTCATACCGATACTTTAAATGAATCCGGTTTTGTTGAAGATACGATTGGCGCATTTAAAGGCCGAACCATTCATACCTATCACACCGAAGGGGCAGGTGGTGGACATTCGCCTGACATTATTCGGGCCTGTGGTGAAGAAAACGTATTGCCTTCGTCCACTAATCCAACACGCCCTTATACCGTTAATACCATTGACGAACATTTAGATATGCTGATGGTTTGCCATCATCTTGATCCATCTATCCCGGAAGATATTGCTTTTGCCGATTCTCGTATTCGAAAAGAAAGCATAGCGGCTGAAGATATTATGCATGATATCGGGGCTATTAGTATGATTGCCTCTGATTCACAAGCCATGGGCCGAGTAGGTGAAATGATTTGCCGTACTTGGCAAACGGCCCACAAAATGAAAACTCAACGTGGACCTTTAGCACCGGATACACAAGACAATGATAACTTTAGAGCTAAGCGCTACATTGCAAAATACACTATTAATCCGGCAATCAGTCATGGTATCGCGCATGAAGTTGGCTCGATTGAAGAAGGCAAACTGGCTGATTTAGTGTTGTGGAAACCCGCCTTTTTTGGAATAAAACCCGCCATGATTTTAAAGTCAGGCATGATAGCTGCAGCGCCCATGGGTGATGCGAATGCATCTATACCTACCCCTCAGCCTGTTTATTATCGGCCTATGTTTGGCGCTTTAGGTAAAGCGGCTTCACAAACCTCTATGACTTTTTTATCGCAAGCAGCGGTTGAAAATAAAGTACCTGAACAATTGGGATTAACCCGAAAAATAGGGGTATGTAAAAATACGCGCAACATTGGCAAAAAAGACATGGTTCATAACAGTGAAACGCCCAAAGTGGAAGTTGATCCACAAACTTATGAAGTGCGAGCTGATGGTGTTTTATTAACCTGTGAACCAGCACAAGAACTACCATTAGCGCAACGATATTGTTTATTTTAA
- the urtB gene encoding urea ABC transporter permease subunit UrtB: MTSLAASADEFESLVNQLPHKSLRNITPVLNQLAEQDNDKVRFVLTEIINGDLYYLKSNKQVVSIRKKPAGDYQLTPVLSTETLANQSKSALKKIRTSNRIRSHIRGLLAQIDLTHKDKTVRLAAVKQILDDPNDESIQLIKGRLATESDTDVVELMQTAMSVNQLKNGDSEAKLAAVKSLKGSLEPAVRNNMVQQLNRLNEYKNSELSESDKALKAQLNKTIDSIKQKRSTYEVIENIFFGLSLGSVLLLAAIGLAITFGVMGVINMAHGEMIMLGAYTTYVIQQMFPQWIDYSLFMAIPAAFIVSGSVGILIERGVIRFLKGRPLETLLATFGISLILQQLVRTVFSPLNRTVAAPEWMSGSWQINPIFSITYNRLYIIIFALTVFLALLAFMKRSSLGLHVRAVAQNREMARALSVRSDRVDAITFGLGSGIAGIAGVVLSQLTNVGPNLGQSYIIDSFLVVVFGGVGNLWGTLVAAMSLGSFNKFLEPLTGSVLANIIVLVGLVLFIQKRPKGLFPQKGRAAE, encoded by the coding sequence ATGACCAGCTTAGCAGCTAGCGCTGATGAGTTTGAGTCTTTGGTTAACCAGCTTCCCCATAAAAGCTTACGTAATATTACCCCTGTCTTAAATCAACTAGCAGAGCAAGATAACGATAAAGTTCGTTTTGTATTAACCGAAATTATAAACGGTGATTTATATTACCTAAAAAGCAATAAGCAAGTGGTTAGCATTCGAAAAAAACCAGCTGGTGATTATCAGCTTACGCCTGTTTTATCGACTGAAACGCTTGCTAATCAATCTAAATCTGCGCTTAAAAAAATTAGAACGAGTAACCGAATTCGAAGCCATATCAGAGGATTATTGGCACAAATTGATTTAACACATAAAGATAAAACGGTGCGTTTAGCGGCCGTGAAACAAATTTTAGATGATCCTAACGATGAATCTATTCAGTTAATAAAAGGGCGTTTAGCCACTGAGTCAGACACAGATGTTGTTGAGTTAATGCAAACCGCTATGTCAGTTAACCAGCTTAAAAATGGTGATAGTGAAGCTAAATTAGCGGCGGTTAAATCACTTAAAGGCAGTTTAGAACCAGCGGTACGCAATAATATGGTTCAGCAGCTCAATCGCTTAAATGAATACAAAAATTCTGAATTAAGTGAATCTGACAAAGCGTTAAAAGCACAATTAAATAAAACCATTGATAGCATTAAGCAAAAACGCTCGACGTACGAAGTAATAGAAAACATCTTTTTTGGTTTAAGTCTTGGCTCGGTTTTATTACTGGCTGCAATTGGCTTGGCTATTACTTTTGGGGTGATGGGCGTTATCAATATGGCGCATGGCGAAATGATTATGCTGGGTGCTTATACTACTTATGTTATTCAGCAAATGTTTCCTCAGTGGATTGATTATTCGTTATTTATGGCAATTCCAGCCGCTTTTATTGTCTCCGGTAGTGTCGGTATTTTAATTGAGCGTGGGGTTATTCGTTTTCTTAAAGGTCGCCCGCTTGAAACTTTATTAGCTACTTTTGGTATTAGCTTGATCTTGCAGCAATTAGTTCGAACAGTATTTTCACCTTTAAATAGAACCGTGGCTGCGCCAGAATGGATGAGTGGCTCATGGCAAATAAATCCTATATTTTCAATTACCTATAATCGTTTATATATCATTATTTTTGCATTAACGGTATTTTTAGCATTGCTTGCTTTTATGAAACGTTCTTCATTGGGGTTACACGTAAGAGCCGTTGCGCAAAACCGTGAAATGGCAAGAGCATTGAGCGTTCGCAGTGATCGTGTTGATGCCATTACCTTTGGTTTAGGCTCTGGTATTGCAGGGATTGCTGGTGTTGTATTAAGCCAGCTAACGAATGTGGGACCAAACTTAGGTCAGTCTTACATTATTGATTCATTTTTAGTCGTGGTATTTGGCGGTGTAGGCAATTTATGGGGCACTTTGGTGGCTGCAATGTCGTTAGGTTCGTTTAATAAATTCTTAGAACCACTGACTGGTTCAGTATTGGCAAATATTATTGTCTTGGTAGGACTTGTCTTGTTTATTCAAAAACGTCCGAAAGGCTTGTTTCCACAAAAAGGGAGAGCAGCAGAATGA
- a CDS encoding endonuclease/exonuclease/phosphatase family protein gives MLLFLITSFVFVAITILPLFPSNHWLVRVWEFPRLQISALIIIQVALGYYFLPATIMMLFGLTLSLVALAYQLHWILPYTRLYPTQVECDDESTKTVKVLTSNVLMDNKDSSKLLNLIKKYQPDIFVTLESNLWWQKELESVAQSYPYQINKPLENLYGMHVFSRFPLSDIKVTELIQKDIPSIHCKFELDDETLIQFHFLHPAPPSPTENTYSKARDRELVLMADEVSNNGMPTIVAGDLNDVAWSPTTRYFIKKSGFLDPRVGRGFFNTFHAQHWFLRWPLDHLFHNQHFKIRSMRRLDEVGSDHFPLLTELAIVRLTADKNKTASK, from the coding sequence ATGTTGCTATTTTTAATTACCAGTTTTGTTTTTGTTGCTATCACGATATTGCCATTATTTCCCAGTAATCATTGGCTTGTACGTGTTTGGGAGTTTCCTAGATTGCAAATCTCAGCGCTAATTATTATCCAAGTTGCGCTGGGATATTATTTTTTGCCCGCTACTATAATGATGCTATTTGGGCTAACTTTGAGTTTAGTGGCTTTGGCATATCAGCTGCATTGGATTTTGCCATATACTAGGCTTTACCCTACGCAAGTTGAATGCGATGATGAGTCGACTAAAACAGTTAAAGTATTGACATCTAATGTGCTGATGGACAATAAAGACTCATCAAAGCTGTTAAATCTAATAAAAAAATATCAACCTGATATTTTTGTAACGTTAGAAAGCAATTTATGGTGGCAAAAAGAGTTAGAATCGGTTGCACAATCCTACCCGTACCAAATTAATAAACCGCTAGAAAATCTTTATGGAATGCATGTCTTTAGTCGCTTTCCGTTGTCAGATATTAAAGTGACAGAGCTTATTCAAAAAGATATTCCATCCATTCATTGTAAATTTGAATTGGATGATGAAACCTTGATTCAATTTCATTTTTTGCACCCTGCGCCACCGAGCCCTACGGAAAATACTTACTCAAAAGCGAGAGATAGAGAATTGGTTCTAATGGCTGATGAAGTGTCCAATAATGGAATGCCTACAATTGTCGCTGGTGATTTAAATGATGTAGCTTGGTCGCCTACTACTCGTTACTTTATTAAAAAAAGTGGTTTTTTAGATCCCAGAGTCGGGCGTGGTTTTTTTAATACGTTTCATGCCCAGCATTGGTTTTTACGCTGGCCGCTGGATCACTTGTTTCATAACCAGCATTTTAAAATCAGAAGCATGAGAAGGTTAGATGAGGTGGGTTCAGATCACTTTCCTTTATTAACTGAACTGGCTATTGTGAGATTGACAGCAGACAAAAATAAAACGGCCAGCAAATAA
- the ureE gene encoding urease accessory protein UreE translates to MLQVYQRLSHVHEPVTNSITLDHGTRQKARIKTKTDQDEAVGIFVERGHPLKVGEVLKTECGKLIEVKGAQEPVITASTSDWHTFSKVCYHLGNRHTVLQVGERWLRFKPDHVLQELCEMYGLTTSDKAEIFEPESGAYGGHSGHSHSHEH, encoded by the coding sequence ATGTTACAAGTTTACCAAAGGCTATCACATGTGCATGAGCCAGTGACTAACAGCATTACGCTGGATCATGGCACACGCCAGAAAGCCCGAATTAAAACAAAAACAGACCAAGATGAAGCGGTTGGTATTTTTGTTGAACGTGGTCATCCACTAAAAGTGGGTGAAGTATTAAAAACGGAATGTGGCAAATTGATTGAAGTAAAAGGGGCACAAGAGCCAGTTATTACCGCATCAACCTCAGATTGGCATACTTTTAGTAAAGTGTGTTATCACTTAGGTAACCGCCATACAGTGTTGCAGGTAGGTGAGCGCTGGCTTAGGTTTAAACCAGATCACGTATTACAAGAGCTGTGTGAAATGTATGGTTTAACCACCAGTGATAAAGCTGAAATTTTTGAACCAGAGAGCGGAGCTTATGGCGGACATTCAGGCCATTCCCACAGCCACGAGCACTAA
- the urtD gene encoding urea ABC transporter ATP-binding protein UrtD, translating to MIVDKQGSPLLAEDNIRPDTRHGVILYVEDVSVSFDGFKALNDLSLYINDGELRCLIGANGAGKTTLMDVITGKTRPDVGKVNFGQQVDLLGMDETQIARAGIGRKFQKPTVFEMLTVFENLELSLAGDKGIWTNLFHKLSGEQKDEIGKILQTIGLTKECYMQAGALSHGQKQWLEIGMLLAAKPRLLLVDEPVAGMTGQETERTAELLTSLAGEHSVVVVEHDMAFVRSIARKVTVLHQGSVLAEGSMSEIQSNPEVVRVYLGEDQGAA from the coding sequence GTGATTGTCGATAAACAAGGTTCGCCTTTATTAGCAGAAGATAATATTCGGCCCGACACTAGGCATGGCGTCATTTTATATGTTGAAGATGTTAGTGTGAGCTTCGATGGTTTTAAAGCACTAAACGATTTAAGCCTGTACATAAACGACGGTGAATTACGTTGTTTAATCGGCGCTAACGGTGCTGGTAAAACAACGCTAATGGATGTGATTACCGGAAAAACTCGACCTGATGTTGGTAAAGTTAATTTTGGTCAGCAGGTTGATTTACTTGGCATGGATGAAACTCAAATAGCTCGAGCAGGGATTGGCCGTAAGTTTCAAAAGCCGACCGTATTTGAAATGCTGACTGTGTTTGAAAATTTAGAGCTAAGTTTAGCTGGCGATAAAGGCATTTGGACTAACTTATTTCACAAACTTAGCGGCGAGCAAAAAGACGAAATTGGTAAAATTTTACAAACCATTGGCTTAACCAAAGAATGTTATATGCAAGCGGGGGCTTTATCTCATGGCCAAAAGCAATGGCTAGAGATTGGCATGTTGTTAGCGGCTAAACCACGTTTATTATTGGTTGATGAACCAGTAGCCGGGATGACAGGGCAGGAAACTGAGCGCACCGCTGAGCTATTAACCTCACTGGCGGGTGAGCATTCTGTGGTTGTGGTTGAGCATGATATGGCGTTTGTACGCTCAATCGCGCGTAAAGTCACAGTGTTGCATCAAGGCAGTGTATTAGCCGAAGGCTCAATGTCTGAAATCCAGTCAAATCCGGAAGTGGTACGTGTGTATTTAGGTGAAGATCAGGGGGCAGCATGA
- the urtE gene encoding urea ABC transporter ATP-binding subunit UrtE, whose amino-acid sequence MIELNSVNQKYGGTQILWDLNMKIEKGSRTCIMGRNGVGKTTLLKCIMGMLPISTGQLTINGKEVSKKSVEHRPEIGVGYVPQGRHIFGQLTVEENLKVSLNCKRQASKEIPERVFELFPVLKEMLHRRGGDLSGGQQQQLAIARALVLNPDILILDEPNEGIQPNIVQLIRDVLLKLNKEQGMTIILVEQKLPFARAVGECFHLMEKGEVVASGTMDKLDDELIAKYLAV is encoded by the coding sequence ATGATAGAGCTAAATTCAGTTAATCAAAAGTATGGTGGCACTCAGATCTTATGGGATCTGAATATGAAAATAGAAAAAGGTTCACGTACTTGTATTATGGGCCGAAACGGGGTTGGTAAAACGACTTTATTAAAATGCATTATGGGCATGCTGCCAATCAGTACAGGCCAGTTAACCATTAATGGAAAAGAGGTTAGCAAAAAATCAGTTGAACACAGACCAGAAATTGGCGTAGGTTATGTACCCCAAGGTCGGCATATTTTTGGCCAGCTCACAGTGGAAGAAAATTTAAAAGTGAGCTTAAATTGCAAACGCCAAGCCAGCAAAGAGATTCCCGAACGAGTGTTTGAGCTATTTCCGGTGTTAAAAGAGATGTTACACCGCAGAGGTGGTGATTTATCCGGCGGTCAGCAGCAACAATTAGCAATAGCGCGTGCGTTAGTATTGAATCCTGATATATTAATTTTAGATGAACCCAATGAGGGGATTCAGCCTAACATAGTTCAATTAATTCGTGATGTATTGTTAAAGCTTAACAAAGAGCAAGGAATGACCATTATTTTGGTTGAGCAAAAATTACCGTTTGCGCGGGCCGTGGGTGAATGCTTTCACTTAATGGAAAAAGGCGAGGTGGTTGCATCGGGTACGATGGATAAATTGGATGATGAATTAATTGCTAAGTATTTAGCGGTATAA
- a CDS encoding urease subunit beta: MIPGEIKTPSGEHELNVGREKITIEVVNTGDRPVQVGSHYHFYEANPALKFEREKALGFRLDITAGTAVRFEPGQSREITLVAYAGRRKVYGFRGEVMGALK; the protein is encoded by the coding sequence ATGATTCCAGGTGAAATTAAAACACCCTCCGGTGAACATGAGCTAAACGTCGGACGTGAAAAAATCACAATTGAAGTGGTCAATACCGGAGATAGACCAGTGCAAGTAGGCTCGCATTATCATTTTTATGAGGCCAACCCTGCGCTTAAATTTGAGCGAGAAAAAGCATTGGGTTTTAGGTTGGATATTACCGCGGGCACAGCGGTACGTTTTGAGCCAGGGCAAAGCCGTGAAATTACGCTGGTGGCTTATGCAGGCAGACGCAAAGTATACGGGTTTAGAGGCGAAGTCATGGGAGCATTAAAATAA
- the urtC gene encoding urea ABC transporter permease subunit UrtC produces MIPSSLQNLFKKFGSLPVVVGCLFITTLYVAVCNLAFSEGSVMHVSTYTVTLFGKYLCYALLALAVDLVWGYCGILSLGHGAFFALGGYAMGMYLMRQIGDRGVYGNPELPDFMVFLNWDALPWYWAGSDSFIFTIFLVLAGPGLLAYIFGTMAFRSRVSGVYLSIMTQAVTYALMLAFFRNEMGFGGNNGLTDFKDILGFSLQSDTTRIVLFALTALFLALGFAICHFIVNSKMGRVVTAIRDSENRVRFIGYKPEHYKVWIFVVSAMLAGIAGAMYVPQVGIINPGEFSPLNSIEIVVWVAIGGRGSLYGAIIGALVVSYAKTRFTAIMPEAWLYALGGLFVLVTLLLPKGIAGFVPSVLDKIKQSKKAQSASNKTTAEVK; encoded by the coding sequence ATGATCCCGAGTTCATTACAAAATTTATTTAAAAAATTTGGTAGCTTGCCGGTTGTCGTTGGCTGCCTATTTATCACGACTTTATATGTCGCTGTGTGCAATTTAGCATTTTCTGAAGGCTCAGTAATGCATGTAAGTACTTACACCGTAACTTTATTTGGCAAGTATTTATGTTATGCCTTATTAGCGTTAGCGGTTGATTTAGTATGGGGCTATTGCGGTATTCTAAGCTTGGGACATGGTGCATTTTTTGCGCTGGGTGGTTATGCCATGGGCATGTATTTAATGCGCCAAATTGGTGATAGAGGGGTTTATGGTAACCCTGAACTGCCTGATTTTATGGTGTTTTTAAATTGGGATGCTCTACCTTGGTATTGGGCTGGTTCTGATAGCTTTATTTTTACTATTTTCTTAGTGTTAGCGGGGCCAGGATTGTTAGCTTACATTTTTGGCACAATGGCTTTTCGGTCGCGGGTGAGTGGGGTTTATTTATCTATTATGACTCAAGCTGTTACTTATGCGCTGATGCTGGCTTTTTTCCGCAACGAAATGGGCTTTGGCGGCAATAATGGCTTAACAGATTTTAAAGATATTTTAGGCTTTTCATTACAATCAGATACCACTCGAATTGTTTTATTTGCATTAACCGCTTTGTTTTTAGCCTTAGGCTTCGCAATTTGCCACTTTATAGTGAACTCAAAAATGGGACGGGTGGTAACAGCTATTCGTGATTCTGAAAATCGGGTGCGATTTATTGGTTATAAACCAGAGCATTACAAAGTATGGATATTTGTTGTGTCAGCCATGCTTGCTGGGATAGCAGGGGCTATGTATGTACCTCAGGTGGGTATTATTAACCCGGGTGAATTTTCACCACTTAACTCAATTGAAATTGTAGTGTGGGTTGCTATTGGAGGTCGTGGATCTTTATATGGCGCAATCATTGGTGCGTTAGTTGTGAGTTATGCAAAAACACGATTCACTGCCATTATGCCAGAAGCTTGGCTATATGCGTTAGGTGGGTTATTTGTACTCGTGACTTTGCTTTTACCAAAAGGCATTGCTGGCTTTGTACCAAGTGTTTTAGATAAAATTAAGCAATCGAAAAAAGCTCAATCAGCTTCAAATAAAACGACTGCGGAGGTGAAATAG
- the ureG gene encoding urease accessory protein UreG, with the protein MKKQTLRIGVGGPVGSGKTALLRELCSALRDKYNMAVVTNDIYTKEDAEFLTRHSALSPDRIMGVETGGCPHTAIREDASMNLAAIDELQERHGELDFVLVESGGDNLSATFSPELSDLTIYVIDVSAGDKIPRKGGPGITKSDLLIINKIDIAEYVGASLEVMDRDAKKMRGDRPFIFTNIKAQQGLAEIIDFIETEGMLNITKSA; encoded by the coding sequence ATGAAAAAACAAACTTTAAGAATTGGTGTAGGCGGACCAGTAGGTTCAGGTAAAACCGCTTTATTGCGTGAGTTATGTTCGGCATTACGCGATAAATACAATATGGCCGTTGTAACCAACGATATATATACCAAAGAAGACGCAGAGTTTTTAACCCGTCACAGTGCGTTATCACCTGATAGAATTATGGGCGTTGAAACTGGCGGTTGTCCACATACAGCGATTCGTGAAGATGCGTCTATGAATTTAGCTGCGATTGACGAATTGCAAGAGCGTCATGGCGAATTGGATTTTGTTCTAGTGGAAAGCGGCGGCGATAACTTAAGCGCGACTTTTAGCCCTGAGTTGTCCGATTTAACTATTTATGTGATTGATGTGTCAGCCGGTGATAAAATACCGCGCAAAGGCGGACCAGGTATTACTAAATCTGATTTATTAATTATTAATAAAATTGATATTGCTGAATATGTGGGCGCATCACTTGAGGTGATGGACAGAGACGCTAAAAAAATGCGTGGAGACCGACCTTTTATTTTCACTAATATCAAAGCTCAGCAAGGCTTAGCTGAAATTATTGATTTTATCGAAACCGAAGGCATGTTAAATATTACAAAGTCAGCCTGA